A single genomic interval of Dromiciops gliroides isolate mDroGli1 chromosome 1, mDroGli1.pri, whole genome shotgun sequence harbors:
- the LOC122735022 gene encoding apelin receptor B-like, protein MEPWTPEPRGPTLDYYYDYYNGTGGAQCGSGEEEAEDWELSYSLLPVLYMLVFVLGLSGNGVVIVTVWRAPGGAGAGAGAKRRASDAYIGHLALADLAFVVTLPLWAAYTALRFHWPFGAALCKVSSYLVLLNMFASAFCLTGLSFERYLAVGRSLGRRGSPAPTRSRHGASAALAVLWLLAALLALPALLLRDTRAQPPANLTVCDMDFSSVAAAPEHEAYWLGGLSLATTLLGFALPAGLMGIFYCCIGCAVNRHFGARGSGRGAAGAERAVPRGRGRGQRRRLLRLLAALVAVFALCWLPFHVLKSLYVLSWLGLLALPCAVQALIVRLHPYATCLAYVNSCLNPLLYAFLDRRFRAQCRRRLLLGRCCLLRPLLPGRQGRHACPAVSGPQLGEPAAPASSSASGASGPSGPTQRSELASLATKV, encoded by the coding sequence ATGGAGCCCTGGACACCCGAGCCCCGGGGCCCGACGCTAGACTACTACTACGATTACTACAACGGCACGGGCGGGGCGCAGTGCGGCAGCGGTGAGGAGGAGGCGGAAGACTGGGAACTGTCCTACTCGCTGCTGCCGGTGCTCTACATGCTGGTGTTCGTGCTCGGACTGTCCGGCAACGGCGTGGTGATCGTCACGGTGTGGCGGGCCCCCGGGGGCGCGGGCGCCGGGGCTGGGGCCAAGCGGCGCGCCTCGGACGCCTACATCGGTCACCTGGCCTTGGCCGACCTGGCGTTCGTGGTGACGCTGCCACTGTGGGCCGCCTACACAGCGCTGCGCTTCCACTGGCCCTTCGGGGCCGCTCTGTGCAAGGTCAGCAGCTACTTGGTGTTGCTCAACATGTTCGCCAGCGCCTTCTGCCTGACCGGCTTGAGCTTCGAGCGCTACCTGGCCGTGGGCCGCTCGCTGGGCCGCCGAGGCAGCCCTGCCCCTACGCGCTCCCGGCACGGGGCGTCCGCGGCGCTGGCTGTGCTCTGGTTGCTGGCCGCGCTGCTGGCGCTGCCTGCGCTACTGCTGCGGGACACTCGCGCGCAGCCGCCCGCCAACCTCACAGTGTGCGACATGGACTTCAGCAGCGTGGCGGCCGCGCCTGAACACGAGGCCTATTGGCTGGGCGGGCTGAGCCTGGCCACCACGCTGCTGGGCTTCGCGCTGCCCGCGGGACTCATGGGCATCTTCTACTGCTGCATCGGCTGCGCCGTGAACCGCCACTTTGGGGCCAGAGGCAGTGGGCGGGGGGCTGCGGGCGCAGAGCGGGCGGTGccccggggccggggccggggccagCGGCGGCGCCTGCTGCGCCTCTTGGCCGCACTGGTGGCCGTGTTCGCGCTCTGCTGGCTGCCCTTCCACGTACTCAAAAGCCTCTACGTGCTCAGCTGGCTGGGGCTGCTGGCGCTGCCATGCGCTGTGCAGGCTCTCATCGTGCGCCTGCATCCCTATGCCACCTGCCTGGCCTACGTGAACAGCTGCCTCAACCCGCTCCTCTATGCCTTCCTGGACCGCCGCTTCCGCGCGCAGTGCCGCCGCCGACTGCTGCTCGGTCGTTGCTGCCTTCTGCGGCCGCTGCTGCCCGGCCGTCAAGGGCGCCATGCCTGCCCGGCCGTATCTGGACCCCAGCTCGGGGAGCCCGCAGCGCCCGCTTCGTCCAGCGCCAGCGGAGCCAGCGGCCCCAGCGGCCCCACGCAGCGCTCCGAGCTGGCCTCGCTGGCCACCAAGGTGTGA